The following proteins are co-located in the Desulfallas thermosapovorans DSM 6562 genome:
- the cmr6 gene encoding type III-B CRISPR module RAMP protein Cmr6 — protein sequence MLPDFKLPLYKTAHAIPENLPASGHAGLWYDKYCSQWTKDKNGSKLNFEKLDWIKTVTGQNAGMPELITEMKERLVRLAESRCGKVFFFNTGGRFVTGLGREHPVENGFTWHFLLGAPFLPGPSVKGVVRAWAETWLQEEQSVIDRIFGPEKKNTRRVGSVVFFDALPAAPVKLEAEVMTPHYMEYYKGQEPPADWHSPNPIPFLTVAAGQTFVFAIAPRRPENENDHADMERVAGWLENTLLNAGAGAKTASGYGRFIRDKRKEAVIRDEREKAARREEVQKRAAALAAMSPVRREMEEDGYSTDENKFMQQMTGKWLKQMESPDIVIETRQEIARLLADWYQKYRADQWKKPNKKNQDKINRINKVLQL from the coding sequence ATGTTGCCTGATTTTAAACTACCACTGTACAAAACCGCGCATGCAATACCGGAAAACCTGCCAGCTAGTGGCCATGCGGGGCTGTGGTACGATAAGTACTGCTCACAGTGGACAAAAGATAAAAACGGCAGCAAGTTGAATTTTGAAAAATTGGACTGGATTAAAACCGTGACCGGGCAAAACGCTGGCATGCCGGAATTAATAACCGAAATGAAGGAGCGCCTGGTTCGTTTGGCCGAAAGCCGGTGCGGCAAGGTGTTCTTTTTTAATACCGGTGGCCGTTTTGTCACTGGCCTGGGACGGGAACACCCGGTGGAAAACGGTTTTACCTGGCATTTTTTGCTCGGGGCACCCTTTCTGCCCGGCCCTTCCGTCAAAGGAGTGGTGCGCGCTTGGGCTGAAACCTGGTTGCAGGAAGAGCAGAGCGTGATCGACCGCATTTTTGGCCCGGAAAAGAAAAATACCAGGCGAGTGGGCAGCGTTGTTTTCTTTGATGCCCTGCCGGCAGCACCGGTTAAATTGGAGGCGGAGGTGATGACCCCGCATTATATGGAATACTACAAGGGCCAAGAACCGCCCGCCGACTGGCATAGCCCCAATCCCATCCCCTTTTTGACCGTGGCTGCCGGCCAAACCTTTGTTTTTGCCATTGCTCCCCGGCGGCCGGAAAATGAAAATGACCATGCTGATATGGAGCGTGTGGCCGGGTGGCTGGAGAATACTCTGTTAAATGCAGGTGCCGGGGCAAAAACGGCGTCCGGTTATGGTCGTTTTATCCGGGATAAAAGAAAAGAGGCGGTTATAAGAGATGAACGGGAAAAGGCTGCGCGGCGAGAAGAAGTACAAAAACGCGCTGCTGCTTTAGCTGCGATGAGCCCGGTGCGCAGGGAAATGGAAGAGGACGGCTACAGCACGGATGAAAATAAGTTCATGCAGCAAATGACCGGAAAATGGCTCAAACAAATGGAGTCCCCAGATATCGTTATTGAAACGCGCCAGGAAATCGCTCGCTTGCTGGCCGACTGGTACCAAAAATACAGAGCTGACCAGTGGAAAAAACCAAACAAGAAAAACCAAGATAAAATTAATAGGATTAATAAAGTTTTACAACTGTAA